One Polaribacter reichenbachii genomic window, ATTGATAAATGTTCTTTTTTTGCATTAAGATAGGCAGCACCAATAATGGTCATCCATATTAATGAGAAACGTGCAAACTCTTCTGTCCAAGTAAAAGAAGTACCTAAAAGGTATCTTGAAATAACTTGAAATAAAACATCTAGAACTAATAAAGCAAAAATGATAATGATAAACCATTCAAGTGTTTTATTAATCTTGTTAAAAATATATTCAGCTTTACTCATACCAACTATTTTTTTATTTGGTTTACTATATCAGCCATTTCAGGAAATTTTTTCACAAACTCTATAACAACATTTTTAGACTCTTCAGCAAATAATGATTTTTCAGGTATAATTACTTCAACACCCCAATCTTTAACAATTTTCATAGATGCTTCTACAGATTCTCTCCAAAAAACCTTTTGTGCTTGTGCAGATTCATCAGCTGCAGCTTGTACCCAAACTTTTTCTTGTTCAGATAATTTATTCCAAAACTTTGTACCAATTAACAATACATCTGGTACAGAAGAATGTTGATCAAGCGTATAATATTTACTAATTTCGTAATGATTTGAAGAGACAAATGAAGGAGGATTGTTTTCTGCTCCATCTACAACTCCTTGTTGAATTGCAGCATATAATTCGCCATACGCCAAAGGTGTTGCAGCTCCTCCCATAGAATTTACCATATTAATTGCCATTTGATTGTTTTGAACTCTAATTTTAAGACCTTTTAAATCTTCTGGAGTTCTTATGGCTTTTTTACTAGTATAAAAACTTCTACTTCCAGCATCATAATAACAAAGACCTCTTAACCAAAATTTAGATCCTTTTTCTAAAATAGTTTTTCCTACTTTTCCTTCTAAAACACTAAATTGATGTTCTTTGTTTCTAAACAAATACGGAATGCCTAAAACATTGTACTCAGGTACAAAATTAGATAATGTAGCAGCACTTACTTTAGTTGCAGCAACACTACCAATTTGCAATAATTCTAAAGTTTCTCTTTCAGATCCTAATTGACCATCAGGAAAAACTTTTACTTTTAATGTGCCATTAGATTTTAATTCTAATGCTTTTTTAAACTCTATAATTCCTTTATGAACAGGATGAGTTTGTGGTAAAGTATGGCCTAAATATAAAACTTTAGTCTCGCTAGCTTTTTTGCAAGAACTAATACTTATACATAGAATTACCAATAAAATTATTTTAAACCGCATTATAAGTGTTGTTATTAGGTTTATATTTTAAAATATTCTTTTGCGTTATTATAGCTAATATCTGCAACCATTTTACCTATCCATTCCATTTCTTCTTTTGGTAATTCTCCTCTTTTAATTTCATCTCCTAAAAGATTACAAAGAATTCGTCTAAAATATTCGTGTCTTGGAAAAGATAAAAAGCTTCTAGAGTCTGTTAACATCCCTATAAAGCAACTAATTAATCCCATATTAGAAAGTGCATTTAATTGTTTTGTCATACCATCTTTTTGGTCTAAAAACCACCAACCAGAACCAAACTGAACTTTACCACGTACGCTACCATCATTAAAGTTACCAATCATTGTAGCCATAACTTCATTATCAGCAGGATTTAAGTTGTAAATAATAGTTTTTGCTAATTTATCTTTACTATCTAATGCATTTAAAAATGCTGATAATTTTTGAGCTTGTGAATAATCTCCAATTGAATCCCAACCTGTATCTGGCCCTAAAACTTTTAACATTCTTTTGTTATTATTTCTTAAAGCACCTAAATGATATTGTTGTACCCAGCCATATTTATGGTAAGTTTCTGCTAAGAATAATAAGATGGCACTTTTAAATTTTAATGTTTCAGAAGTAGATAATTTCTTGTTTTCTCTTTTCTTTTTAAAGATTTCTTTTACTTCATTTTCTGTAAAATTTTCAAAATAAATTTGAGCTAAGCCATGATCGCAAACATTACATCCATTTTTATTAAAAAACTCTATTCTACTGGTTAAAGCATCACATAAATCATTATAATTATTAATCGGTTTATTAGTGGCTTGTGCTAGAGAGTCTATATAATCATTATAATTATTATCACAAATTAAGATTGCTTTATCTGGTCTAAAAGAGGTGCCAACTTTAATTTCGAAATTGCTTTTTGCTATTTGTTGATGATAAATTAAAGTATCTACAGGATCTTCTGTTGTGCATACATATGCTGTGTTTACTTTGCGTAGTAAGTTTTTAGTACTGTATGCTTTGGTATTTATCTTTGCTGTTATTTCTTCATAAATTTTTTCTGCAGACTTTTCATTTAATAAATCATAGACATCAAAATAACGAGCTAATTCTAAATGTGTCCAATGATATAGAGGGTTACGCATGGTGTGGGGTACTGTTTTAGCCCAGTTTAAAAATTTGCTTTTGTCAGAACCTTTACCTGTAATAAACTCTTCTTGTATTCCTAAAGTTCGCATTGCACGCCATTTGTAATGATCTCCATCAATCCAAACATTGGTAATGTTCTTAAATATATGATCTTCTGCAATTAATTGAGGAGATAAATGATTATGGTAATCAATAATAGGTTGTTTTTTTGAGTAATTATGATACAACTCTTCAGCATATTTATTTTCCAACAGAAAATTATCGTGT contains:
- the uxaC gene encoding glucuronate isomerase, with the protein product MSFIHDNFLLENKYAEELYHNYSKKQPIIDYHNHLSPQLIAEDHIFKNITNVWIDGDHYKWRAMRTLGIQEEFITGKGSDKSKFLNWAKTVPHTMRNPLYHWTHLELARYFDVYDLLNEKSAEKIYEEITAKINTKAYSTKNLLRKVNTAYVCTTEDPVDTLIYHQQIAKSNFEIKVGTSFRPDKAILICDNNYNDYIDSLAQATNKPINNYNDLCDALTSRIEFFNKNGCNVCDHGLAQIYFENFTENEVKEIFKKKRENKKLSTSETLKFKSAILLFLAETYHKYGWVQQYHLGALRNNNKRMLKVLGPDTGWDSIGDYSQAQKLSAFLNALDSKDKLAKTIIYNLNPADNEVMATMIGNFNDGSVRGKVQFGSGWWFLDQKDGMTKQLNALSNMGLISCFIGMLTDSRSFLSFPRHEYFRRILCNLLGDEIKRGELPKEEMEWIGKMVADISYNNAKEYFKI
- a CDS encoding TRAP transporter substrate-binding protein codes for the protein MRFKIILLVILCISISSCKKASETKVLYLGHTLPQTHPVHKGIIEFKKALELKSNGTLKVKVFPDGQLGSERETLELLQIGSVAATKVSAATLSNFVPEYNVLGIPYLFRNKEHQFSVLEGKVGKTILEKGSKFWLRGLCYYDAGSRSFYTSKKAIRTPEDLKGLKIRVQNNQMAINMVNSMGGAATPLAYGELYAAIQQGVVDGAENNPPSFVSSNHYEISKYYTLDQHSSVPDVLLIGTKFWNKLSEQEKVWVQAAADESAQAQKVFWRESVEASMKIVKDWGVEVIIPEKSLFAEESKNVVIEFVKKFPEMADIVNQIKK